A single region of the Massilia sp. erpn genome encodes:
- a CDS encoding DUF4261 domain-containing protein yields the protein MILFNEKPVFSVEALQTSLSSNWPELAHISDISEQADTLSFRLDMADIVIGTMPAPIPWSDLEGPCASSRLWPDAASAVREHKSHAIVTVSGELLPVPLSTLLTQVTAALMASTPASMGVFWTNATLLVPQSLFADFAVEVLPLAPPLAIWVDCRVGWLEGTSLSAGFTTGLAELGLMELEAHGATESPAELKKRFDAIAEYLLENGPVIQDGDTVGESASEKIRIVYSNSIFGAKDKVMRLVYESDSEGSA from the coding sequence ATGATTCTCTTCAATGAGAAGCCTGTATTTTCTGTCGAAGCTTTGCAAACCAGTCTGTCAAGCAATTGGCCCGAGCTTGCACATATCTCAGATATTTCCGAGCAGGCAGATACGCTGTCGTTTCGTTTAGATATGGCAGATATCGTGATTGGAACGATGCCAGCGCCCATTCCCTGGTCGGACTTGGAGGGGCCATGTGCAAGCAGCCGGCTTTGGCCTGATGCGGCATCTGCCGTACGGGAGCACAAGAGTCACGCGATCGTCACTGTGAGCGGCGAACTGCTTCCGGTGCCACTTTCCACGCTGCTCACGCAAGTCACGGCAGCGCTGATGGCCTCGACGCCCGCATCAATGGGGGTCTTCTGGACCAATGCCACCTTGCTTGTGCCGCAGAGTCTATTTGCCGACTTCGCCGTCGAAGTCCTGCCTTTGGCCCCACCATTGGCCATTTGGGTCGACTGCCGTGTGGGATGGCTTGAGGGAACCTCCCTCAGTGCGGGCTTTACCACCGGCTTGGCCGAACTTGGGCTGATGGAATTGGAAGCGCATGGAGCGACAGAGTCGCCGGCCGAGCTCAAGAAGCGATTCGACGCGATCGCTGAATACCTCCTGGAAAATGGCCCGGTCATCCAGGATGGCGATACCGTTGGCGAAAGCGCCAGCGAAAAGATTCGCATTGTGTATTCCAACTCAATCTTTGGCGCAAAGGACAAGGTTATGCGGCTCGTCTACGAATCCGACTCAGAAGGGAGCGCTTGA
- the lspA gene encoding signal peptidase II, giving the protein MATNKKTFSTSPASMNPWLGIAAIVILFDQLSKITITKMFRLGDELVVTKFFNLVLAYNRGAAFSFLSNESGWQRYFFTAIGIAAALFIVYLLRKHAGQRLFCWALALILGGAVGNVIDRMVYGHVIDFLDFHWRGLGHFPAFNIADSAICVGVGLFILDELRRVNK; this is encoded by the coding sequence ATGGCAACCAACAAGAAAACCTTCTCGACTTCTCCCGCCAGCATGAATCCCTGGCTGGGCATCGCTGCCATCGTCATCCTGTTCGACCAGCTCAGCAAGATCACCATCACCAAGATGTTCCGCCTCGGCGATGAACTGGTCGTCACCAAATTCTTCAACCTGGTGCTGGCCTACAACCGCGGCGCCGCGTTCAGCTTCCTCTCCAACGAGAGCGGCTGGCAGCGCTACTTCTTCACCGCCATCGGCATCGCCGCCGCCCTGTTCATCGTTTATCTGCTGCGCAAGCACGCCGGCCAGCGCCTGTTCTGCTGGGCCCTGGCCCTGATCCTGGGCGGCGCGGTGGGCAATGTGATCGACCGCATGGTGTATGGCCATGTGATCGATTTCCTCGACTTCCACTGGCGCGGCCTGGGCCACTTCCCGGCCTTCAATATCGCCGATTCGGCCATCTGCGTCGGCGTCGGCCTGTTCATACTCGACGAGCTGCGCCGGGTGAATAAGTAA
- a CDS encoding DUF2145 domain-containing protein: MNFATRVAACALIAAAFAAPAQAGQSCEDRPMTPAALSEAMGTGRMLMGELNDSGSDVVLIGRQGQDLSKYRVKYTHLGIAFRAAPNQPWRVYELLNECGTAQSELWMDGLANFFLDDPFTLDSIMLVPPPRVAARLAEYLRSPALLHGLHEPKYNMVAYPFSTKYQNSNQWVLEVVAAAMSSDVKVQNREQAQSWLKLAGYEPTELHIGPLTRLGGRIVKANIAFDDHPSALRFSDRINAATVDSITAFLRKRDEGWKIRELRGKR, encoded by the coding sequence ATGAATTTCGCCACACGTGTCGCCGCCTGCGCGCTGATCGCCGCGGCTTTTGCCGCGCCGGCCCAGGCCGGGCAGTCCTGCGAAGACCGGCCGATGACGCCTGCCGCGCTGAGCGAGGCGATGGGAACGGGCCGCATGCTGATGGGCGAGTTGAACGACTCCGGCAGCGATGTGGTGCTGATCGGGCGGCAGGGACAGGATTTGTCCAAGTACCGCGTGAAGTACACGCACCTGGGCATCGCCTTCCGCGCCGCGCCGAATCAGCCTTGGCGCGTCTACGAACTGCTGAACGAATGCGGCACGGCGCAATCCGAGTTGTGGATGGATGGCCTGGCCAACTTCTTCCTCGACGATCCGTTTACGCTCGATTCCATCATGCTGGTGCCGCCGCCGCGCGTGGCCGCCCGCCTGGCGGAGTATCTGCGTTCGCCGGCGCTGCTGCATGGCCTGCACGAGCCTAAATACAATATGGTGGCTTATCCATTCTCCACCAAATACCAGAACTCGAACCAGTGGGTGCTGGAAGTGGTGGCGGCGGCCATGTCGAGCGATGTGAAGGTGCAGAACCGCGAGCAGGCGCAGAGCTGGCTGAAACTGGCGGGCTATGAGCCGACCGAGCTGCATATCGGGCCGCTGACGCGTTTGGGCGGCCGCATCGTCAAGGCGAATATCGCGTTTGACGACCATCCAAGCGCGCTGCGCTTTTCCGACCGCATCAACGCGGCGACGGTCGATTCCATCACCGCCTTCCTGCGCAAGCGCGACGAGGGCTGGAAGATCCGCGAACTGCGCGGCAAGCGCTAG
- a CDS encoding XdhC family protein, which translates to MDSIDLEVLKTSAAWLAQGLRCELITVVRTWGSSPRPIGAMLAICEDGRVVGSVSGGCIEDDLIERVRREGIARSTPQLVSYGISADEAHRFGLPCGGTIELALEPLGAHSRIDELLDQLAQHRLVQRRLHLSTGAVALTPTAAGPVLERHGDELWTQHGPRWRLLIIGAGQLSRFLAQIASAMDYHVTVCDPREDYRAGWQLPDVPLVHAMPDDLVLEMQPDSRSAIVALTHDPKLDDLALMEALKSPAFYVGAIGSRANNAKRRERLQQFDLTPAQLARLHGPVGLYIGSKTPAEIAISILAEITAVKNGVPATLQVPHAAISAQETASAPPAPAPQYQPNG; encoded by the coding sequence ATGGACAGCATCGACCTCGAAGTGCTCAAAACCAGCGCCGCCTGGCTCGCCCAAGGCCTGCGCTGCGAACTGATAACCGTGGTGCGGACCTGGGGTTCCAGCCCCCGTCCCATCGGCGCCATGCTGGCTATCTGCGAGGACGGCCGTGTGGTCGGTTCCGTCTCCGGCGGCTGCATCGAGGATGACCTGATCGAGCGCGTGCGGCGCGAAGGCATCGCGCGCAGCACGCCGCAACTGGTCAGTTACGGCATCAGCGCCGACGAAGCGCACCGCTTCGGCCTGCCCTGCGGCGGCACCATCGAACTGGCGCTCGAACCATTGGGCGCCCACAGCCGCATCGACGAACTGCTGGACCAGCTGGCCCAGCACCGCCTGGTGCAGCGCCGCCTGCACCTGTCCACCGGCGCCGTGGCGCTGACTCCCACCGCCGCCGGCCCCGTGCTGGAACGGCACGGCGACGAACTCTGGACCCAGCACGGCCCGCGCTGGCGCCTGCTCATTATCGGCGCCGGCCAGCTCTCGCGCTTTCTCGCGCAGATCGCCAGCGCCATGGACTACCACGTCACCGTCTGCGACCCGCGCGAAGACTACCGCGCCGGCTGGCAGTTGCCCGATGTGCCCCTGGTCCACGCCATGCCCGACGACCTGGTGCTGGAAATGCAGCCCGACTCGCGCAGCGCCATCGTCGCCCTGACGCACGATCCCAAGCTCGACGACCTGGCCCTGATGGAAGCCTTGAAATCGCCCGCCTTCTACGTCGGCGCCATCGGCTCGCGCGCCAACAATGCCAAGCGGCGCGAACGTCTGCAGCAATTCGACCTCACGCCCGCACAACTGGCCCGCCTGCACGGCCCCGTAGGGCTGTACATCGGCAGCAAAACCCCGGCCGAAATCGCCATCTCGATTCTGGCCGAAATCACCGCCGTCAAAAACGGCGTCCCCGCCACCCTGCAAGTCCCCCACGCCGCCATATCAGCGCAAGAAACAGCTAGCGCCCCGCCCGCCCCTGCGCCACAATACCAGCCCAATGGCTGA
- the dut gene encoding dUTP diphosphatase has product MKSIDVKILDPRMKEQMPAYATPGSAGLDLRACIDAPLVIEPGQTVLVPTGLAIHIGDPGYAAMILPRSGMGHKNGIVLGNLVGLIDSDYQGQLMVSTWNRGHSTFTLNPMERLAQLIIVPVLQVGFNIVDDFDASERGAGGFGSTGKH; this is encoded by the coding sequence ATGAAATCCATCGACGTCAAAATCCTCGACCCGCGCATGAAAGAACAGATGCCGGCCTACGCAACGCCTGGCAGCGCCGGCCTCGATCTGCGCGCCTGCATCGACGCGCCCCTGGTCATCGAACCCGGCCAGACCGTGCTGGTGCCGACCGGCCTGGCCATCCATATCGGCGATCCCGGCTACGCCGCCATGATCCTGCCGCGCAGCGGCATGGGCCACAAGAACGGCATCGTTCTGGGGAATCTGGTAGGCTTGATCGATTCCGACTATCAGGGCCAGCTCATGGTCTCCACCTGGAACCGCGGCCATAGCACGTTCACGCTGAACCCCATGGAACGCCTGGCACAATTGATTATTGTGCCGGTCCTGCAAGTCGGCTTTAATATCGTGGACGACTTCGACGCCAGCGAACGCGGCGCCGGAGGTTTCGGCAGCACCGGCAAACACTGA
- a CDS encoding surface-adhesin E family protein, producing the protein MKTSGQLALSVLLLTVLLPAAAQAVPLRKLGSDKESTLYLERGSIQRSKDGRKAWLLQSFRQTQTAPDGKSYRSVKQQHLYSCEERSITLMSQLYYAEPMARGEALATYKYESYDAEAVEKGSRYERALKAVCARKR; encoded by the coding sequence ATGAAAACCTCCGGCCAGCTCGCGCTTTCCGTCCTGCTGCTGACCGTCCTGCTGCCCGCCGCTGCTCAGGCGGTGCCGCTGCGCAAGCTGGGCAGCGACAAGGAAAGCACGCTCTATCTGGAGCGCGGCAGCATCCAGCGCAGCAAGGACGGCCGCAAAGCCTGGCTGCTGCAATCCTTCCGCCAGACGCAGACCGCGCCCGACGGCAAAAGCTACCGCTCCGTCAAACAGCAGCACCTGTATTCCTGCGAAGAGCGCAGCATCACCCTGATGTCGCAGCTTTACTACGCCGAGCCGATGGCGCGCGGCGAAGCCCTCGCCACCTACAAATACGAATCCTACGACGCGGAAGCGGTGGAAAAAGGCAGCCGATACGAGCGCGCCCTGAAAGCCGTCTGCGCCCGCAAACGCTAA
- a CDS encoding DNA-3-methyladenine glycosylase 2, whose amino-acid sequence MRFTISLPANYRLQDVLAFHSRDAESVAEEMRPERIRKGMLLDGVAVALTLHLSPTTAECEADADCPQQPWPASLQQRIHDAARNMLGLHIDPQAFLDFARDDAMLGPLVRANPGLRIVQSATVFEALTWAIIGQQINLPFAIALRRTFILQAGRQHSSGLWCYPEAADAARLSAEDLTSRKFSRAKAETLLRFAALVASGELRLEETADNSIEEISKALLAVKGIGPWTVNYGLLRGYGYADCSLHGDVAVRAALQRLLGEDSKPDIARTERILQQYQPHRTMAAAHLWASLKDRPNESA is encoded by the coding sequence ATGCGCTTTACGATTTCACTGCCGGCCAATTACCGTTTGCAGGATGTACTGGCCTTTCATAGCCGCGATGCGGAGAGCGTGGCGGAGGAAATGCGGCCGGAACGCATCCGCAAGGGCATGCTGCTCGACGGCGTTGCCGTGGCGCTGACGCTGCACCTGTCACCTACCACCGCCGAATGCGAGGCCGATGCGGACTGTCCGCAGCAGCCTTGGCCTGCATCGCTCCAGCAACGCATCCATGACGCGGCGCGGAATATGCTGGGACTGCATATCGATCCGCAAGCCTTTCTCGACTTCGCGCGCGACGACGCCATGCTCGGCCCACTGGTGCGGGCCAATCCCGGCCTGCGCATCGTGCAGTCGGCCACCGTGTTCGAGGCGCTGACCTGGGCCATCATCGGCCAGCAAATCAACCTGCCCTTCGCCATCGCCCTGCGCCGCACCTTCATCCTGCAGGCGGGGCGCCAGCACTCCAGCGGCTTGTGGTGCTATCCCGAAGCCGCCGATGCGGCCCGCCTCAGCGCCGAGGATCTGACCAGCCGAAAATTCTCGCGCGCCAAGGCCGAGACGCTGCTGCGCTTCGCCGCCCTTGTCGCCAGCGGCGAATTGCGCCTGGAGGAAACGGCGGATAACAGCATCGAGGAGATCAGCAAGGCCCTGCTGGCGGTGAAGGGCATCGGGCCATGGACCGTCAACTACGGCCTGCTGCGCGGCTACGGTTATGCCGACTGCTCGCTGCATGGCGATGTCGCCGTCCGCGCCGCCCTGCAGCGCCTGCTGGGCGAGGACAGCAAACCGGATATCGCGCGCACCGAGCGCATTCTCCAGCAATACCAGCCGCACCGCACGATGGCCGCCGCCCACCTGTGGGCCAGCCTGAAAGACCGCCCCAACGAGAGTGCTTGA
- a CDS encoding M48 family metallopeptidase: protein MAAGKNKLEWIVRAARPVISLAAASLLLSACSTFQPQAPASQAPAPAAPPAETAPVLTPRMLAAQDTLKTMVSLQDRLYRVAAPLLINNADLCKTQARNLLGFTAKNKYSYPGEYADAARAVLGYNDRLQVSGVLAGSGAASAGLRKGDGLVAANGKTLPTGRDAETEAAGVLGPLVSSRASLSMTISRNGREQVLNMPVTRACAYRVDLGNADNINSYADGSRVLLTRGMISFAQSDEAIAFVLAKDIAHNVLGHAGSLRQNASLASMIDNLASVRPDLSLLIGSGGIKPMPQEMDVAADQLALYMLARAGYNIDRAKAFWQRLAAQYPASVLNGYMAVHPATTARYTAIDRTVGEIKAKQAGKRPLVP from the coding sequence ATGGCAGCAGGGAAGAACAAGCTTGAATGGATCGTACGGGCCGCAAGGCCGGTTATCTCACTCGCGGCAGCCTCCCTGCTCCTATCGGCCTGCTCCACCTTCCAGCCCCAGGCTCCGGCAAGCCAGGCGCCCGCCCCTGCCGCGCCGCCGGCCGAAACCGCGCCGGTGCTCACGCCGCGTATGCTGGCCGCCCAGGACACCCTGAAAACCATGGTCTCGCTGCAGGACCGCCTGTACCGCGTGGCGGCCCCCCTGCTGATCAACAACGCCGACCTGTGCAAAACCCAGGCGCGCAATCTGCTCGGCTTCACCGCCAAGAACAAATACTCCTACCCGGGCGAATACGCCGATGCCGCGCGCGCGGTGCTCGGCTATAACGACCGCCTCCAAGTATCGGGTGTGCTGGCCGGCAGCGGCGCCGCCAGCGCCGGCCTGCGCAAGGGCGACGGCCTGGTCGCCGCCAACGGCAAGACCCTGCCCACCGGCCGCGATGCCGAAACCGAAGCGGCCGGCGTGCTTGGCCCGCTGGTCTCCAGCCGCGCCTCGCTCAGCATGACCATCTCGCGCAACGGCCGCGAACAGGTGCTTAACATGCCCGTGACCCGCGCCTGCGCCTACCGCGTCGACCTGGGCAACGCCGACAATATCAACTCCTACGCCGACGGCTCGCGCGTGCTGCTCACGCGCGGCATGATCAGCTTCGCGCAAAGCGACGAAGCCATCGCCTTCGTGCTGGCCAAGGACATCGCCCACAATGTGCTGGGCCACGCCGGCAGCCTGCGCCAGAATGCCTCCCTGGCCAGCATGATCGACAACCTCGCCAGCGTGCGGCCCGACCTCTCGCTGCTGATCGGCAGCGGTGGCATCAAGCCCATGCCGCAGGAGATGGACGTGGCGGCCGACCAGCTCGCGCTGTACATGCTGGCGCGCGCCGGCTACAACATCGACCGCGCCAAAGCCTTCTGGCAGCGCCTCGCAGCCCAGTATCCGGCCTCGGTGCTGAACGGCTATATGGCCGTCCATCCCGCCACCACGGCGCGCTACACCGCCATCGACAGGACCGTGGGCGAGATCAAGGCCAAGCAGGCCGGCAAGCGTCCGCTCGTCCCCTAA
- a CDS encoding MerR family transcriptional regulator, producing the protein MSDNTALKIGELAKRTGLTVRALHHYDSIGLLKPSARSDSGYRLYNVDDVARLHQIQALRRFGIALSDIAAMLDDPAHPLADTVARQIEALEHQIEQASLLRRRLKQLQDQLQEGEAPELASWLRTMELMAVYDKYFSKEELARLPFQPQDRQRNRSWAQLVAQVRSAMAEGQAAESKTSQALARRWMEMLEKDTASDPATAARIAAMMAGDAGIQYLTGVTPEVTAYVMAAFSAFKLAIYARYLDAEELQHLRANSGRNREKWLDLIARVQRQMDADTAPSAPAAQALAGEWQALFRAYAGDNPQTQAKMRRAQQEQPVLLTGTWMKPEMLAYVRSAMAALPAQS; encoded by the coding sequence ATGAGCGACAACACCGCCCTCAAAATCGGCGAGCTGGCAAAGCGCACGGGATTGACCGTGCGCGCCTTGCACCACTACGACAGCATCGGCCTGCTGAAGCCATCGGCCCGTTCCGATTCCGGTTACCGCCTGTACAACGTGGACGACGTCGCGCGCCTGCACCAGATCCAGGCGCTGCGCCGCTTCGGCATCGCGCTGAGCGATATCGCCGCCATGCTCGACGATCCCGCCCATCCGCTGGCCGACACGGTGGCGCGCCAGATCGAGGCGCTGGAACACCAGATCGAGCAAGCCAGCCTGCTGCGCCGCCGCCTCAAGCAGTTGCAAGACCAGTTGCAGGAAGGCGAAGCGCCGGAGCTGGCCAGCTGGCTGCGCACCATGGAGCTGATGGCGGTGTACGACAAGTATTTCAGCAAGGAGGAACTGGCGCGCCTGCCCTTCCAGCCGCAGGACAGGCAGCGCAACCGCAGTTGGGCGCAACTGGTGGCGCAGGTGCGCAGCGCCATGGCCGAAGGCCAAGCAGCGGAAAGCAAAACGTCGCAGGCGCTGGCGCGCCGCTGGATGGAAATGCTGGAAAAGGATACGGCGTCTGACCCCGCCACTGCAGCCCGCATCGCCGCCATGATGGCGGGCGACGCCGGCATCCAGTATCTGACCGGCGTCACGCCGGAAGTGACGGCGTATGTAATGGCCGCGTTCTCCGCCTTCAAGCTCGCCATCTATGCGCGCTATCTGGATGCGGAAGAATTGCAGCACCTGCGTGCCAACAGTGGCCGCAATCGGGAGAAGTGGCTGGACCTGATCGCCCGCGTGCAGCGGCAGATGGATGCGGACACCGCGCCAAGCGCTCCCGCTGCGCAGGCGCTGGCCGGCGAATGGCAAGCCCTGTTCCGCGCCTATGCCGGAGACAATCCGCAGACGCAGGCGAAAATGCGCAGGGCGCAGCAGGAGCAACCCGTCCTGCTGACGGGCACCTGGATGAAGCCCGAGATGCTGGCCTATGTGCGCAGCGCCATGGCGGCGCTGCCCGCACAATCCTGA
- the coaBC gene encoding bifunctional phosphopantothenoylcysteine decarboxylase/phosphopantothenate--cysteine ligase CoaBC has translation MELAGKKIVLGLSGGVACYKAAELCRALSKEGASVQVVMTDAATHFITAVTMQALSGKPVFSSQWDPRVNNNMAHIDVTRDADAVVIAPCSADFMVKLAHGVCDDLLSTMCLARPRHVPLLVAPAMNVEMWTNPATRRNAAQLQADGIAILGPAAGDQACGETGMGRMLEPEQLLAEIIAAFQPKALAGKRILITAGPTFEPIDPVRGITNLSSGKMGYAVARAAREAGAEVLLVSGPTALETPFGVQRVNVQSAQQMHDAVMAALSGQHVFVSVAAVADWRVANPSTQKVKKSADGSVPQLQFEQNPDILAAVAARTSLAGYPYCVGFAAESENLLEYGAAKRERKGIPLLVGNIGHQTFGQDDNTIILFDENGHTILPRADKLTLARQLVSEISKRIEKNSLFQ, from the coding sequence ATGGAACTCGCTGGCAAAAAAATCGTTCTCGGCCTCTCGGGCGGCGTGGCCTGCTACAAGGCCGCTGAGCTGTGCCGCGCGCTGAGCAAGGAAGGCGCTTCGGTGCAGGTGGTGATGACCGATGCGGCCACCCACTTCATCACCGCCGTCACCATGCAGGCCCTGTCGGGCAAGCCGGTGTTCAGCAGCCAGTGGGATCCGCGCGTGAACAACAATATGGCCCATATCGACGTCACGCGCGACGCCGACGCGGTGGTCATCGCGCCCTGCTCGGCCGACTTCATGGTCAAGCTGGCGCACGGCGTCTGCGACGACCTGCTCTCCACCATGTGCCTGGCGCGTCCGCGCCATGTGCCGCTGCTGGTGGCGCCGGCGATGAATGTGGAAATGTGGACCAATCCCGCCACCCGGCGCAACGCTGCCCAGCTGCAGGCCGACGGCATCGCCATTCTCGGCCCGGCCGCCGGCGACCAGGCTTGCGGCGAGACCGGCATGGGCCGCATGCTGGAACCGGAACAGCTGCTGGCGGAAATCATCGCCGCCTTCCAGCCCAAGGCTCTGGCGGGCAAGCGCATCCTGATCACGGCCGGCCCGACCTTCGAGCCGATCGATCCGGTGCGCGGCATCACCAATCTCTCGTCCGGCAAAATGGGTTATGCCGTGGCCCGCGCCGCACGCGAAGCGGGCGCCGAAGTGCTGCTGGTATCCGGCCCCACGGCGCTGGAAACGCCTTTCGGCGTGCAGCGCGTGAACGTGCAGAGCGCGCAGCAGATGCACGACGCCGTGATGGCTGCGCTGAGCGGCCAGCACGTCTTTGTCTCGGTGGCCGCCGTGGCCGACTGGCGCGTGGCCAATCCCAGCACGCAGAAGGTCAAGAAAAGCGCCGACGGCAGCGTGCCGCAGCTGCAGTTCGAGCAGAACCCCGACATCCTCGCCGCCGTGGCAGCGCGCACCAGCCTGGCCGGTTATCCCTACTGCGTCGGCTTTGCCGCCGAATCGGAAAACCTGCTGGAATATGGCGCCGCCAAGCGCGAACGCAAAGGTATCCCTCTACTGGTGGGCAATATCGGCCACCAGACTTTCGGCCAGGACGACAACACCATCATCCTGTTCGATGAAAACGGCCATACCATCCTGCCGCGCGCCGACAAACTGACCTTGGCGCGCCAGCTGGTATCGGAAATCTCCAAACGCATTGAAAAGAACTCGCTGTTCCAGTAA
- a CDS encoding SAM-dependent methyltransferase — translation MQTDTIETIQARLSLLASYLTPSEMEDVRQRALAHAADWQQLLDDAAHAIANYMSPQDDAAAVLAMRWATLFRSSHAGSDAALDAKVRFAYEREPGLSAHIGPQVRDFMRHALLHLHQPLPAGAMQVAGPKPSALSVAHLRAAHQLLDQPLILDDPLALTILGPDGEAALRANPQQYDNPVAAVMRTTIAVRSRLAEDCWHAAQEQGVSQYAILGAGLDTSAWRGKLPAPAAVYEVDLPGVQQWKRERLHAAGMSEPQGLRFIAVDFARQNLHETMRTAGFSWEQPAFFSWLGVSMYLCEDEVMQTLSTIAQSAPGSSIVFDYLLDPKLLSAMERSAMQMFGARLAAQGEPWRCHFVPEQLEARLRQLGFHHIQHFAAGQLSERYLSGRSDGLRLGGTTRLLRAFT, via the coding sequence ATGCAAACAGATACCATCGAGACGATTCAAGCGCGCCTATCCCTGCTGGCGTCCTACCTGACTCCCAGCGAGATGGAAGATGTGCGCCAGCGCGCCCTGGCCCACGCCGCCGATTGGCAGCAACTGCTGGACGACGCCGCCCACGCCATCGCCAATTACATGTCGCCCCAGGATGACGCCGCCGCCGTGCTGGCTATGCGCTGGGCTACCCTGTTCCGCAGCTCGCATGCCGGCAGCGACGCCGCCTTGGATGCCAAGGTCCGCTTCGCCTATGAACGCGAACCAGGCCTCTCCGCCCACATCGGTCCGCAAGTGAGGGACTTCATGCGCCACGCCCTGCTCCACCTGCACCAGCCCCTGCCGGCCGGCGCCATGCAAGTGGCCGGCCCCAAGCCCAGCGCCCTCTCGGTCGCCCATCTGCGCGCCGCGCACCAGCTGCTCGACCAGCCGCTGATCCTGGATGATCCACTCGCCCTCACAATCCTCGGCCCCGATGGCGAGGCCGCGCTGCGCGCCAATCCGCAGCAATACGACAATCCGGTAGCCGCCGTCATGCGCACCACCATTGCCGTACGCAGCCGGCTGGCCGAGGACTGCTGGCACGCCGCGCAAGAGCAAGGCGTGAGCCAGTATGCCATCCTCGGCGCGGGCCTCGACACCTCGGCCTGGCGCGGCAAGCTGCCAGCGCCAGCCGCCGTGTATGAGGTGGACCTGCCCGGCGTGCAGCAATGGAAGCGCGAACGCCTGCACGCGGCAGGCATGAGCGAGCCGCAGGGATTGCGCTTCATCGCGGTCGATTTCGCCCGCCAGAATCTGCATGAAACCATGCGCACGGCAGGCTTCAGCTGGGAGCAGCCCGCCTTCTTCTCCTGGCTGGGCGTCAGCATGTATCTATGCGAAGATGAGGTCATGCAAACCCTCTCCACTATCGCCCAAAGCGCCCCGGGCAGCAGCATCGTGTTCGATTACCTGCTCGATCCCAAGCTGCTCAGTGCAATGGAACGCAGCGCCATGCAGATGTTCGGCGCCCGCCTTGCCGCTCAGGGCGAACCGTGGCGTTGCCACTTCGTTCCGGAGCAGCTGGAAGCGCGCCTGCGCCAGCTTGGGTTCCACCATATCCAACACTTCGCAGCCGGGCAATTGAGCGAACGTTATCTGTCCGGCCGCAGCGACGGCTTGCGCCTGGGCGGCACCACGCGCCTGCTGCGCGCTTTCACCTGA